GCCATTTTCATAAAACTCAGCTGTACCAAAATCAACCTGCGCTTCTCCGGGTTGATGTACCAGTGGCAGATAGGCCTGTTTATTCTGCTTGAATATTTCCCGGTGTTTCACTGCGTAATAGCTGGCGACCGTCCGATAGGAGCAGTCAAAACCGGGAATTTCGGCCAGCAGGCGATGAAATACCCGTTTAGCTGTATGGCGCTGTTTGCGTGGGGCTGATTTGTCCTCAATCAGCCAGGAATCGATCATCTCCTTGTAGGGATCCAGTTTGGGACAGAATTGTTTCTCCAACGCCGGCTTTGGCGGCGGGCTGTTAAAATCAGTCTGATCAATGTATTTGCGTACCGTTCGCCAATCCAGGTGCAACGCTTCCGCAATCTGGGAAATATTTTCCCCTTTCTCATAAAAACGATTTCTGATATCATGTATCTGATCCATTGTGAGCATTCTCCATTTCCTCCTTGTTCTTTGGTCAGATACAAGGATAATTGACTTGAGTTTTGCCCGCAATGGATTTTTGCAATATTGTGCATTTTCCAACTTGCAATACTATGGATTTTTGAGATGTATTAGCAGGGCATATGACAACAGCTTCAATTTTTTTGATACTGCTGGCATTTTTCCTAATGAGCGTGGCAATAGCTATGGTAGCCGTTGTAGCAGGAATCGGCGGCGGGGTAATATTTACTCCGATAATGCTGGCGTTTACAAATGTCGACAGTGTTATAATAAGAGGGACTGGTTTAATAGTCGCTATGTTCTCTGGGTTGATTTCAACAGGTATTTTTCTTAAAAAGGGAATCGGTAACTATAAACTGTGCCTTGTTCTAACAATAAGCCAGGCAGCAGGAGCTTTAGCCGGAGCAATTTTGGCAATAGGTGCGGCGCAGAGTTTCGGAGTTACAGGCGAAGCTTTGATGCGTATCGTCTTAGGCGTATTGCTGTTAGGCATT
The DNA window shown above is from Eubacteriales bacterium and carries:
- a CDS encoding TSUP family transporter, with the protein product MTTASIFLILLAFFLMSVAIAMVAVVAGIGGGVIFTPIMLAFTNVDSVIIRGTGLIVAMFSGLISTGIFLKKGIGNYKLCLVLTISQAAGALAGAILAIGAAQSFGVTGEALMRIVLGVLLLGIGIYLFMGGKKLDYPVIKKIGPVTQKFNLGGQYFEESEGRVRK